One window of the Anopheles cruzii chromosome 2, idAnoCruzAS_RS32_06, whole genome shotgun sequence genome contains the following:
- the LOC128267200 gene encoding odorant receptor 4-like, whose translation MASWTITFEETLRNTNRMFLMIGVPPCQDYYPATVLAAVRRNALFIASFVTLFYTTIGELLYLGQMFQSEVNFLEVTFQAPCIGYCTIGVLKMVILAVRRNTIAELVALFNAKWKRAIVSDLHKAVSEETMRPAITVTTVTAVVNIVMGIAFTILPIAEMIYHHHHTGAWVRKLPFNIWWPFDPYGGSKFVWFVYPLYFIIGFTGIIIHMAFDCLFCILAAHLCMHFRILKLNIAQVVTSGERKRDVNRARLYDAIVTHQDLMGCSVFMQNVFSVALFINFFGSSIIICIQAFMITTVTGYTLSKFVLFMLCFLIELLMLCAYGEDIVQSSGDIADATYNCLWYEENKSFRMSVSQIMLKSQEPMILTAWKIWPIQIKTFSSILQASWSYFTLLKTVYGEK comes from the exons ATGGCCAGCTGGACTATTACTTTTGAGGAGACATTGAGAAACACCAATCGAATGTTTCTAATGATCGGTGTACCGCCCTGTCAGGATTACTACCCAGCAACGGTGCTGGCTGCCGTGCGTAGGAACGCACTGTTCATTGCATCGTTTGTGACGCTCTTCTACACCACAATCGGAGAGCTATTGTATCTTGGCCAGATGTTTCAAAGCGAGGTAAACTTCCTAGAAGTGACGTTCCAGGCTCCCTGCATCGGATACTGTACGATCGGTGTGCTAAAGATGGTGATCCTCGCCGTGCGCCGCAACACGATCGCCGAGCTCGTGGCGCTGTTCAACGCGAAATGGAAACGCGCG ATTGTCAGCGACCTACACAAGGCGGTGAGTGAGGAGACAATGCGGCCAGCAATAACGGTAACCACGGTGACCGCGGTCGTGAATATTGTGATGGGAATCGCCTTCACGATTCTACCCATCGCGGAAATGatctaccaccaccatcacaccGGCGCCTGGGTTCGGAAGCTGCCCTTCAACATCTGGTGGCCGTTCGATCCGTACGGCGGCTCAAAGTTCGTCTGGTTCGTCTATCCCCTGTACTTCATTATTGGATTTACAGGAATCATCATACACATG GCATTCGATTGTCTGTTTTGTATTTTGGCCGCCCACCTCTGCATGCACTTTCGCATTCTGAAGCTCAACATCGCCCAGGTGGTGACGAGTGGGGAGCGGAAGCGGGACGTCAATCGGGCCCGGTTGTACGACGCCATCGTTACTCATCAGGACCTTATGGG ATGCAGCGTCTTCATGCAGAACGTGTTCAGCGTGGCACTGTTCATCAACTTTTTCGGCAGTTCCATCATCATTTGCATCCAGGCGTTTATGATAACG aCCGTCACGGGCTATACGCTTAGTAAGTTCGTGCTATTTATGCTGTGCTTTCTGATCGAACTGCTGATGCTGTGTGCCTACGGGGAGGATATTGTGCAGTCG AGCGGTGACATCGCGGATGCGACCTACAACTGCCTGTGGTACGAGGAGAACAAATCGTTTCGCATGTCCGTTTCGCAAATAATGCTGAAGAGCCAGGAGCCGATGATCTTGACTGCTTGGAAGATCTGGCCCATCCAAATCAAGACGTTCAGCAGC ATACTACAAGCTTCCTGGTCATACTTTACCTTGCTGAAGACGGTTTATGGCGAAAAGTGA